The sequence below is a genomic window from Lagopus muta isolate bLagMut1 chromosome 9, bLagMut1 primary, whole genome shotgun sequence.
GCTTACCTGCTGAAACTGTGCTGGTATTGGTTTTGCATAGGGCACTTTTTTCTGTGGCACTTTCTTTTGGTCCTTTTGCATTACTTCCTCCATTCCCCAGTCTAGTCCTGGGATTGTCATTTCAATGTCATTGGACTCATCTTTCCCTTTAACAGCAGGGAAGGCAAACAGTTAGTGCAGTACAGGTTTACAAAGTAATTCTGTAACTCTCCTTACagtttatttaacaaaataaaccTTGATGTTTCCCAactctctcttcttttcatgGGAAATATGCACTCAAGAACCTCAGAAAATAGAGGTGCTACCCAATTATACGACAGGAATGAACAATAAGTTGTGCAGTATCTGGATGGCTCAGAAAAATGCCTCCCTATAGCAACTACTCACCCATCTGCTCTTGCTCCATGGCTATTTTCAACTGCTCAGGTATTCCCATCCCAGGGATAACTGCTAGGCTGTTGGGTTCCAAATCATCTAGAGGAAAATAGTAAATATTTATACTTATTTGCTTTGCATTATCATTTTGTTCTTCTGGATTCTTACCGTGCTTTTACCATCGGCACTGTTATGTATTTCACAAATGCTGGGTCACTTTTTAAACTTACATATAAGTCgaaagacattaaaagaactGCCCATTCAGATTCATAAAAACACCCCCAAAAAGGCCAGGAACTACATCCTTTTGAAGGAAAGTCACATTTCAGAACATCTCATATCCATTCCCATTTTTGTTATAGTAAACacacatattttaaaacttaaatcAAATTCAGATGATACATCTTCACTGACGTTCCCAAATGGAAAAGGGCAAGTCATCAAACAGCTTTATAAGCAAACAGACGTAAcccttgaggaaaaaaaaggttgctgAGGTATGCCACAGAGCTGGACAACCCGACAACCCTGAGCAGCTTGAacttaacaaagaaaaatccttaGGAAGGAGAGTTAAGTTTTAAAATTTGAGTCAAATTGaataatttgaaaagatttCCTGCTGTAGTTCAGGACAGTGGGAAGTCTTGAAGTCGCATGAAGTTGCCAGGAAGAAAAGTAAAGCAGAGACACCGCCCGAGGGAGAGCCCAACctcctttccatttctgctgGACTGAGCAGCTCTTACCTCCTggagctgtggaaaaaaagaagacgCACTGTTGGAATTGCTTGGAGAATAAGATCATTCATGCAAAAAAATATCTAGGTGGTCACCAGTGCTGTATGCTGCTTCAGTGTCTCACCCAGAAGCACATTCTACACCAGTTGAAAGCCCAAAGCTTGCTTCTAACCCCCAAACCTCTCATCCCCACGTTCTAGGAAACTGCCTTACCATATTCCACACCATCCTCTGACATCCCAGGCAGCAGATTCAAGTTGTAACGATCTCGCATTTTATCTCCAGGCCGATTTCGAGTCCAAAACTTACTGTCAAAAGGAAGTTACATGACAATGAGCTCAACAGGAGGTCAAGAAGAATAACTACTTTTAACCTAACAACTTATTTATCTAAATTTTAGTATGCTAACTTGGTTATATAAGGGTTCAACTCCTACTAATCGAGTTCAGCAGTGAATCTGAACATTAGGTGTCAGGTTCAAATGAAAAACCATTACtaaggctctgggcagcctggtctggtggttggcaaccttgcacatagcaggggggttgaaactggatgatcactgtggtccttttcaacccaggccatgctatgattctatacttTATTAACTGTACAGTTACTATTCAGAAAATGCTTCAAAGCATGAAGTAAATACAATGCACTGGTACCACCGATATCCAGACAGCTCTAAGAACCTCCTCCTCTGTTTAAGCACATCCTTCACATAAAGCTAACCTTGATGGTAGACACATCTACACACAAAAATTCACCCCACTTATAGATACTCCATCACAGCACATTCCACGGCACTTGTAATGCACAAAGAGACATGATCAGCAGATGATCTGAGGGCAAAAACATTGTGGAGATTGGAATATTTCTTCatcaaaagaatatttattaaGCTCCTCAGCTTCCAAATCTCACACGAACCTGAAACGTCAGTGTTTCTTAAGGCTTCCTTAGATGAAGGAAAAGAGGTTAAACATCACCCTAACTTCTCATGTAAAATGTCAGGTCCTTCCCACTCAAGTTTGTCTCTCTGCTTTGCCCATTGGCTGTGTATCAGAACCTCTCTCTGTTCACCAATGCCAAGCACCCTGTATGGTTCTGAACATACACACATCCCCTCAGACTCCttctttgcatattttaaaatacctggTGTGATCATTTGAGCCCGAACAGAGAATGTGTCCGAGGGGATGCCACGCCAGACTCCAGATCATTCCTTCATGGGCCATTTCCATTCCACCAACCTCCTTCTCAACCctgatgcattaaaaaaaaccaaacagctaTCACAGAGAAGATTACCTGATTCAGATACAATACAAAACttctgtaggtgttcctgttcctCTGTCCCCTACTTCAGTAAAAATAAGACTCAGGTATTTTTCTATTGCACGAATTCATGATACACAGTTGTACTTAAGCAGGAATTTAATTGCATAGGAAATGTTAAAACTAttcatttaaaagtaaaataattacaaTACACCATGAGAAGCTCTAAGAAACTAGCAGCTTTAATCACTGATCACCCCTCAAGAAAAGACTACACTGTGTACAAGCAATTTATCCTTTAAAATATAGCTTTAGAAACGAAGCCTATTCACAAAAATCCTCAGTGATAGAGTAAAACGATAAACATGCATTCAAAAGTGGAAAGTGTATTGTGTGTTTCATGTAACAGCCTGAGCATCTGACCATCACCTTTCCAACGTGCTGGTGAAAATGCTACGTACCCAACATGCCAGAATAACAAAGAGCCATCAGACCCTCCACTGGCAAACAGCCCCTCGTGAACAGGATGCCAGGCCacagctgaaatacaaaataactgACAATCAGAACGTATGACACTAGAATTCCTATCTCATGTAAATCAGGATCTCaagaactttcatttttaatccaaGCGTACTGAGAAAACATTGCGATATCAAACAACTACTGACCTGTGGCCTCTTTCTTATGACCCCTGAAGACCTGAAGTTCCTCTTTCAGGTTACGAATGTCAAAGAGCTTGCAGAGATGGTCACGAGAAGCTGTTAGCAACCAGTTGCCATTCAGATTCAGCTTCACCTCCATCACTGTGTTCTTATGAGCGTGTCTGCAGGCgcagaaagaaaattgtttgtCCACATATCAATTTCTCAGACAAATCAAACATGATTATTTATCAGTTCCGAATATTGAGGTCAACAACAAAGCAGGTCAGGCTACTAAGCTAGGATAGCAGACCTTTCTGTGCCGTATGCCTGGATGTTGCTATTTGTACTTTGAAACCAGGGtagattcaggctggatattaggaaacatttcttctctgaaagagtgatcaggcactggaatgggctgccctgAGAGCTGGTTGAaacaccatccctggagatgttcaagaaacacttaGATGTGGTcctaagggacatggtttattgGGCAATATTGGTAGTAGATGAGTGGtcagactggatgatcttggaggtcttttccaacctcggtgatgCTGTGATTAAAGTCACTATTTTTGAAGTTTAGACTTCACCTAATTTCTAGATTTTCTGGCATAATTAAAGTATTAGCTTTCTGTTTGAAGTAATCGCACATGGCTGGAAAGATGTGAGGTAATAAGCTAGAAAGAGACAAACCTGAAGTCAGCTTGTATTCGAGCAAAGCAAAGGGTGTGGGCATGGACTTACAGCGTGGCAAGGCTCTGGCCAGTTTTTGGATCCCAGAACTTGATCGGCTGTTGGCTGTCTTTGCTTCCTGATACAACTAAACCCTTTGTTGGATGCCAGTCAACACATTTCACATCTGCTCCATGTCCTGTTAATAACGTAGAAGTTGTTCGTTTAGAAATTTCAATCAAATTGAGGAAGCACAGAAAACTGAAGGGTTCACCTCTTACAACTGCgatgtaaaaacaaaatcacacaacacaaatcacagaacaaaatcaaattaaataaGAACTCCCCAAAGGTATTTAAGTAGTACTAATCATTGAGAGTATCTTCTCTTCAGGTTATAGATCAAAAATGAGGCTCACTTCAGTATAAAAGCTCTCTAAGGTGGCTCTGGTGGTACTCTTAGGCTTTGATCCTACAGCAACATACAGCATGAAGCAGCATTTCTATGGGggtgttaaaagaaaaatacactgtgACATTTCACTTTCTCTCAAGTACTGcaggaacaaaaagcaaatgcatttatGTTCCCATCCCATCCACACTACTCTTCTGTTGTTCTGTCAGAAAACAAGAGCTTAAATCACAGATCTGAAAACTAAAATAGCATATGATGAAAAGAAATCTTTGATGTAAAGTCTGTTGTTAGGTTTTTCTAGCAGCCCGGAGTAAGGAGAGAAAAACCTTCACAATactgatgatccttgaggttccttccaacccaagccattctgtcattctaagatatgattctatgatttcattttaaaccgATTGCTCAGAGCAAAAACTTAAAGAAGAAACACTCATTGCCACTACAAAGGAATTAGAGGGATTTAGAGATAAAATGATGAATGGAGATTTCCTTCTCCAGTATCTCTCCATGCCAGCCAACACcaacagaaagccaacagtaacATGATAGTCAATGTCAGAAAATGAGACAGCATGTGCTAGCTACAGCAAAAAGTGAGATGAGAAAGGAATGGCTGTCTGCAACACAGAGGCACTAGTTATAACACGGTATGGAAGAATGGTAGCATTCCGCATCAGAGACAAATGGTTCCTATCAGACAGTTCCTActgcactgctttccttcaaGGTGCAATATGGAACCTAAAGCAGCAAAACACTGCTTGATATTGGTCTCAATTCAATAAGAAAAACATATGACTTGAAATTTTCCTGAGATGACAGAAGAATCAAATTTGGAGCATTATACTTCCATCACacagtaaaagcaaaatttgaTGACACAAAGCACTCCCTCAATCAAATGAGTGCAACCTCCATCCTTCCATTGTCTACAGCAAGACAGGTAGGGAAGAGATTCTTGACCCAAAGAGAAATGCACGCAACCGTAGTTGAACATAAGGATATCATCATGGATGAAGGTACCCAACTCTCCTCTCCCAGTCGCAGCAGGCAGAACTGCTGCAGAATATGCATGGTCTCAAGGAAGAACAGGGTCTTCAGGCTGCAAAGACCATGCAAGCACTGCTCCTTCCTGCCAACAGAAGGGTACACCGGGATGTATTGATTCccctttttcttattcttctgaTGCAGCAAGAACTAAAAGGCACTGTGTGTCTGGATTTGCTCTGCTGGAGTCCACCTCTCAACCAGAAGGAGAAACTGAATGCTGAGTGTGTATCTGGGAGGAGCAACTCTGCCAGCAGGAATAGAGTGCTCCTCCTCAATAGTTAGGGGCAAACTCATGTCTGCAGATTTTCAGCTGCATTCTGTAGGAACCCATTATCTTGCATCCTCTCAGGAAAAGACAGCAGATTTGAATTCAAGAGAAACAATGGAAATGGTCATCAGTAACCGGATGAACTGTAGGAAAACATGTTCAGACTGGAACACTCAAATAATATCAttagtagaaaacaaaaaaacccaaacaatacaaacagcagaaacGTAAAGTACCTAACCACATGGACTGGAATGACTTTGTCCTTTGCTATTCCTGAAATAAAGAGACTTTGTAATGGAAGAGAGCTTAGAGACAAagggctgctggctggctggtgAGCCTGCAGCCAGTAAATGAGGTGCTGGCAGAAGGCCATCTCAGTCTGGATGACGGCTCACCCTGTGCAAGGCCTGGTTCTTTGGAGATCAAACAAACATGAGTTAAACCAACACAAATGTGTATcccaaggtaaaaaaaaaaaaaaaaaggctcagaCTGGGCAACCTGGTTCGAGTTCAGCATCACGTTCTGAAACACAGCTGCCTAAGCACCCAGCCTGCAAACACCCCCATAGGGAGCAATCGTGATGGTGCAGCACAGGACTGCTGTGCCTGGCAGAAACCAGGCTTGGCAGTTATGGCATATTATCCCCAGAGCACAGACATTCGGGTATGAGGGAAGTATTTCactagttggttttttttccatatgcatTGGGGATTTCTGAACTGGgtattaattaattaaagtgCTGGTTGTTAATCCTTGTAGACAACTTATCCTGTTCTTTAAAGACACTGATCAGCAATTCTGGAGGCTGGAAGGAGTAACAGGCTGTACAAGACTGTGGGCAATAGTGCTTGATCAAACCCAACGGGTCACAAGtatgaaaaagtagaaatttaAGATGCTATTTTTCCTCTCAACCTCATTTCTACACACAACTGAGTGAATATGAAATAtagtgtaaaaaaaatcaagtttggATCGCAGTCCTTCTATCACAGCCTGTAAAGTATTTAGTGTGAACAGATACATCATGTttactgctgcagctgaacatTTTCCATTACAGCCTTTCCCCCAGAAATGAGCCCTATTTTGAGGGCACATCAATTGATGTTAAtcatattttgaaatttctcaATCCTCAGCAATTTTTGGATGGCTTATACGCATACTGAGGTGATACTCCTTTAGATCACCTTCTTGAACGCCCACATTCAAAACCAAACAGACCTCTGTAACAGCGTATGTTCTGAAGATTGAGCACAGAAAATGAGCACAAACTGCAACAATGctgtttctttcccctttaAAACAAGGCTGTTAtagaaaggggggggggggggaaagggagggtGAATAGTGCTGTGTATCCTTGAATTGGTCTGACCCGAAGGCTTTGCATCATTCCACAGGAACGTTCCCTTCCCTGTAATCCACAGCCCTGACGGAACACAACACGTCCTGGAAGAGCAGGTCCTCTGCAAGGGGCTATTTCCAAAGCATTCAAAATAAAGCCATGAAACCTTACCACCAGCAAAAAGGAACAAGACCACCTGCAAGGCCAAGACAACTGGGAACAGCCCTGTTAACGGAAAGAGGATCTGTTTTCTATATAATTCCCTTAGCCTTTGTTAGTTGGTTCCGGATTGCTGACAAATTGGATTATTTTGCCTGTTCTACTCTTATAGAAGGCTTTTTAAACTACATCTGGCAGTTATCCGCTAACCTAGCAATTCCCTGCTTCCATGCAAATCTCATTTAGAAGCTGAGTACCTCTTATCTACCAGAAATGAGAACACTCCTCTTACGCGCTGCTTACACAACACTGACCAGGTTGGCAGTAAG
It includes:
- the WDR33 gene encoding pre-mRNA 3' end processing protein WDR33 isoform X1, with protein sequence MATEIGSPPRFFHMPRFQHQAPRQLFYKRPDFAQQQAMQQLTFDGKRMRKAVNRKTIDYNPSVIKYLENRVWQRDQRDMRAIQPDAGYYNDLVPPIGMLNNPMNAVTTKFVRTSTNKVKCPVFVVRWTPEGRRLVTGASSGEFTLWNGLTFNFETILQAHDSPVRAMTWSHNDMWMLTADHGGYVKYWQSNMNNVKMFQAHKEAIREASFSPTDNKFATCSDDGTVRIWDFLRCHEERILRGHGADVKCVDWHPTKGLVVSGSKDSQQPIKFWDPKTGQSLATLHAHKNTVMEVKLNLNGNWLLTASRDHLCKLFDIRNLKEELQVFRGHKKEATAVAWHPVHEGLFASGGSDGSLLFWHVGVEKEVGGMEMAHEGMIWSLAWHPLGHILCSGSNDHTSKFWTRNRPGDKMRDRYNLNLLPGMSEDGVEYAPGGKSCSVQQKWKGGWALPRAVSLLYFSSWQLHATSRLPTVLNYSRKSFQIIQFDSNFKT